One Rhodospirillaceae bacterium DNA window includes the following coding sequences:
- a CDS encoding parvulin peptidyl-prolyl isomerase, with amino-acid sequence MTDQVTAAHILVMHEDSARSSETRTKDEAKTMIDDVKAKIADGADFAELAGQVSDCPSGSNGGSLGQFGRGQMVKAFEDTAFALEPGETSDIIETEFGYHLILRSA; translated from the coding sequence ATGACCGATCAGGTTACCGCCGCACACATACTTGTCATGCATGAAGATTCCGCCCGTTCGTCCGAAACACGGACCAAGGATGAAGCCAAGACAATGATTGATGATGTTAAGGCTAAAATTGCCGATGGTGCAGATTTCGCGGAGCTGGCCGGACAGGTGTCCGACTGTCCGTCGGGCAGCAACGGTGGCAGCCTGGGTCAATTCGGTCGCGGCCAAATGGTCAAGGCTTTTGAGGACACGGCCTTCGCTTTGGAGCCGGGTGAAACCAGCGACATCATCGAAACAGAATTCGGATATCACCTGATATTGCGCTCAGCCTAA
- a CDS encoding SHOCT domain-containing protein, with protein sequence MYNETVNGFMNAGYMNNGWGGVGHHGWGLMHGPFSILLIIGFVVLLIWLFRRGAHGSGLCNHGGTGSALATLSDRYAKGEIDEEEFRTKRGVLKSKK encoded by the coding sequence ATGTATAACGAAACCGTAAATGGCTTCATGAACGCCGGATATATGAACAATGGCTGGGGTGGCGTCGGCCACCATGGCTGGGGCTTGATGCATGGCCCCTTTTCGATCCTTTTGATTATCGGCTTTGTTGTTCTGCTGATCTGGTTATTTCGGCGCGGCGCCCACGGCAGTGGACTCTGCAACCATGGCGGAACAGGCAGTGCATTGGCGACTTTAAGCGACCGCTACGCCAAGGGCGAAATTGATGAAGAGGAATTTCGCACCAAGCGAGGCGTTCTGAAATCTAAAAAATAA
- a CDS encoding response regulator: MNSSEHILIVDDDKEIRDLLGRFLDKHGLRVTTASGGREMKTALADWNIDLVVLDLMMPGEDGLTLCRNLRSESNIPVIMLTAMGEETDRIIGLEMGADDYLAKPFNPRELLARVKAVLRRSADRPTRKSQSDEEQKMTRYVFSGWALEVERRELFSPSGALVPLSGGEFELLLAFITHPGRVMNRDQLLDLARGREAQPFDRSIDVQVSRLRRKIEDDPKNPSLIKTVRSGGYLFASEVSQ, translated from the coding sequence ATGAACAGTTCTGAACACATTTTGATTGTCGACGACGACAAGGAAATTCGCGACCTGCTGGGGCGATTCCTCGATAAGCACGGCCTGCGTGTGACGACGGCGTCAGGCGGGCGCGAGATGAAGACGGCGCTTGCCGACTGGAACATCGATCTCGTCGTCCTCGACCTGATGATGCCGGGCGAAGATGGCCTGACCCTGTGTCGCAACTTGCGTTCTGAATCAAATATTCCCGTTATCATGCTGACAGCCATGGGCGAGGAAACGGATCGTATTATCGGCCTGGAAATGGGCGCCGATGATTATCTCGCCAAGCCCTTTAATCCACGTGAATTACTGGCACGCGTCAAGGCTGTTTTGCGGCGTAGCGCTGATCGCCCAACACGAAAATCCCAAAGTGACGAAGAACAAAAAATGACACGCTACGTCTTTTCAGGCTGGGCCCTGGAAGTCGAACGACGCGAACTGTTTTCCCCTTCGGGCGCGCTGGTGCCACTCAGCGGCGGTGAATTTGAACTGCTTCTGGCTTTCATCACCCATCCGGGCCGGGTGATGAACCGCGACCAGTTGCTTGATCTTGCGCGTGGCCGCGAAGCGCAACCCTTTGACCGTTCAATCGATGTTCAGGTCAGCCGCCTGCGCCGTAAAATAGAGGATGATCCGAAAAATCCGTCTCTGATTAAAACCGTGCGTAGCGGCGGTTATCTTTTCGCCTCCGAGGTCAGTCAATGA
- a CDS encoding HAMP domain-containing histidine kinase, producing the protein MFSITWTKQSVLADGSHGGWRAHMVRTTIADFLTGIDSKKIRINYGHLGQFRPGMTPGTGMAPGDPVVAMQEHMGRMMGEGSGHMRKRFDSFSRKWHGDSVLSVSIELTDGSWFNVATPGTRLRSAWWSRVFGPIIVTTIIVLFLTFWAVRRSAKPLALFAQAAERLGRDVNAPPMPEDGPKEVLSASRAFNEMQRRLQSFIKDRTHMLAAISHDLRTPITRLRLRAELIDDPEQQAKMLADLDQMEQMIAATLSFARDEATDEVSVRFDLAAMLQSLTGDISDTNGKASYDGPDKLEWTGRPGALKRAFQNLADNAIKYGGRADISLLVKDAGLVVSVADDGPGIPESEQERVFDPFYRIDPSRNRDTGGVGLGLAVTRSVVRAHGGEISFDYDDRFVVVVNLPKT; encoded by the coding sequence ATGTTCAGCATTACATGGACGAAGCAAAGCGTTCTTGCTGATGGTTCGCATGGCGGCTGGCGCGCCCACATGGTGCGGACCACAATCGCCGATTTCCTGACAGGTATTGATAGCAAAAAAATTCGCATCAACTATGGCCATCTCGGTCAATTTCGCCCTGGTATGACACCGGGAACGGGTATGGCGCCGGGCGATCCGGTGGTCGCCATGCAGGAACACATGGGGCGAATGATGGGAGAGGGTTCCGGTCACATGCGTAAGCGCTTCGACAGTTTCTCCCGCAAATGGCACGGCGACAGTGTGCTCAGTGTGTCCATAGAGCTTACCGATGGCAGCTGGTTCAATGTGGCGACGCCCGGAACCCGCTTGCGTTCAGCCTGGTGGAGCCGGGTTTTCGGGCCCATCATCGTGACCACGATCATCGTTCTTTTCCTGACTTTCTGGGCTGTCAGGCGTTCAGCCAAACCGTTGGCCCTGTTCGCCCAGGCCGCCGAACGGCTGGGCCGTGATGTCAACGCGCCGCCGATGCCCGAAGACGGCCCAAAGGAAGTGCTCAGCGCCTCTCGCGCCTTCAATGAAATGCAAAGAAGACTGCAAAGCTTCATCAAGGACCGGACTCATATGCTGGCGGCCATATCTCATGATTTGAGGACCCCCATCACCCGTTTGCGGCTGCGCGCCGAATTGATTGACGATCCGGAACAGCAAGCAAAGATGCTCGCCGATCTCGATCAAATGGAGCAGATGATCGCCGCCACCCTGTCCTTCGCCCGCGACGAGGCGACTGACGAGGTTTCCGTTCGTTTCGATCTTGCGGCGATGTTGCAAAGCCTGACGGGCGATATTTCCGATACCAACGGCAAAGCGTCATACGATGGGCCCGACAAACTTGAATGGACGGGCCGCCCGGGGGCTCTCAAACGGGCTTTTCAGAATTTGGCTGATAACGCCATCAAGTACGGCGGACGTGCCGATATCTCATTACTGGTTAAGGACGCGGGGCTTGTCGTCAGCGTTGCCGATGACGGCCCGGGCATTCCCGAGAGCGAACAGGAACGGGTATTCGACCCGTTCTACAGGATCGATCCATCGCGCAACCGCGATACCGGCGGGGTGGGGCTC